Proteins co-encoded in one Arachis hypogaea cultivar Tifrunner chromosome 11, arahy.Tifrunner.gnm2.J5K5, whole genome shotgun sequence genomic window:
- the LOC140176019 gene encoding uncharacterized protein, protein MKKDLKVMAVRNQAPISAADNTITFLPEDCQHGTSAEDAPFVISARIGTGLVRRILVDTGADSNILFRGAFDKLGLHNDNLQTHRHGVTGLGDNFLKPDGSITLPITIGTSNQKKTILSEFVVLKDSTAYNVILGRKTINDFSAVIFTKYLLMKFRTDDGSVGTIHRDREVAAECDNTSLALRKKSRDAVGVFLADLDARQDGQPRPEPEGDMEKLQIGPTKEEYTFINRNLPYDLKEELSQLLKQNRDLFAFTPADMPGINPDLMSHHLAVDPKAKPVAQRRRKMSADRATEVKK, encoded by the coding sequence ATGAAGAAAGACCTCAAGGTAATGGCTGTAAGGAACCAAGCCCCAATCTCCGCAGCCGACAATACGATAACGTTCTTACCAGAGGACTGCCAACACGGCACCTCAGCCGAAGATGCCCCCTTCGTCATCTCAGCTAGAATTGGAACAGGCCTAGTACGAAGGATACTGGTAGACACCGGGGCAGATTCGAACATCCTCTTCCGAGgagccttcgataaactcggactccacaacgacaacctccaaacacaccgcCACGGCGTCACGGGACTTGGGGACAACTTTCTCAAACCAGATGGCTCAATCACCCTCCCCATCACCATAGGAACAAGCAACCAGAAAAAGACAATTCTATCCGAATTCGTAGTCCTGAAAGACTCCACAGCCTATAACGTGATTctcggaagaaaaacaatcaacgaTTTCTCTGCagtcatctttaccaaatacctcctcATGAAGTTCAGAACTGACGATGGCTCAGTCGGTACCATCCACAGGGACCGAGAGGTCGCAGccgaatgcgacaacaccagcctagccCTAAGGAAAAAATCTCGAGACGCAGTCGGAGTATTCCTAGCCGACCTAGATGCGCGACAAGACGGACAACCCAGGCCAGAACCAGAAGGAGACATGGAAAAGCTACAAATAGGGCCAACCAAGGAAGAATACACCTTCATTAATAGGAACCTCCCATACGATCTTAAAGAAGAACTCTCCCAACTCCTGAAACAGAACAGAGACTTGTTCGCATTTACACCAGCCGATATGCCGGGAATAAACCCCGACCTAATGTCCCACCATCTAGCCGTGGACCCCAAAGCTAAACCAGTGgcacaaaggagaagaaaaatgtcAGCAGACCGAGCCACCGAAGTCAAAAAATAA
- the LOC140176020 gene encoding zinc finger BED domain-containing protein RICESLEEPER 2-like, protein MLASAIPYKKAFELYKVKEAGFREYCPSSDEWRRTEKICDFLLPFYETTKLMSGTSYPTSNLYFLQVWQIQLILMNSLKNDEVLIRNMGEKMMIKFKKYWEEYSVVLAFGAVLDPRFKLNTLVHCYNEIDPISAKDKVEHVKSKLYKLFEVYDQNFSTTVESSSQLSSNFSQATSSAIGTQLIKIVGDLMSRNQEAEVKSGKNQLDIYLSEATLFCNDAIIDVLQWWKDNHHRFPTLSLMARDLLSIPITTVASESAFSMGSHVLNKYRSRLLSDNVEAVICTRNWIRGYDDFEEDKDQEDIAKGEGYSSGVGSNYVIDLYEDEDEN, encoded by the exons ATGCTTGCAAGTGCTATTCCTTATAAGAAAGCTTTTGAATTGTATAAAGTAAAAGAAGCTGGGTTTAGGGAGTATTGTCCTTCATCAGATGAGTGGAGAAGAACTGAAAAGATATGTGATTTCTTGTTACCATTTTACGAAACTACCAAGTTGATGTCTGGAACTTCTTACCCAACATCCAACTTGTATTTTTTACAAGTTTGGCAAATCCAGCTGATTTTAATGAATAGTTTGAAGAATGATGAAGTGCTTATAAGGAACATGGGAGAAAAAATGATGATTAAGTTCAAGAAATATTGGGAAGAATACAGTGTTGTTCTTGCATTTGGGGCAGTTCTTGATCCTAGATTTAAACTCAACACTTTGGTTCATTGCTATAATGAGATTGATCCTATTAGTGCTAAAGACAAAGTGGAGCATGTGAAGAGTAAGTTATACAAGCTTTTTGAGGTTTATGACCAAAATTTCTCTACAACTGTGGAGAGTTCTTCCCAACTTTCAAGTAATTTTTCTCAGGCAACATCTTCTGCAATTGGAACTCAGCTTATTAAAATTGTTGGT GATTTGATGTCCCGTAATCAAGAAGCTGAAGTGAAAAGTGGAAAGAACCAACTGGATATTTATTTGAGTGAGGCAACATTATTTTGCAATGATGCAATCATTGATGTTTTGCAATGGTGGAAAGACAATCATCATCGTTTTCCAACACTATCACTAATGGCACGAGATTTGTTGAGCATTCCTATTACTACCGTGGCTTCAGAATCTGCATTTAGCATGGGTTCTCATGTTTTGAATAAGTATAGAAGTCGTTTGTTGTCAGATAATGTTGAAGCGGTGATTTGCACCAGAAATTGGATACGTGGATATGATGATTTTG AGGAAGATAAAGATCAGGAAGATATTGCAAAAGGAGAAGGCTATTCTTCAGGAGTTGGTTCCAATTATGTTATTGACTtatatgaagatgaagatgaaaattaa